A single window of [Clostridium] hylemonae DSM 15053 DNA harbors:
- a CDS encoding MBL fold metallo-hydrolase produces the protein MRLCSIASGSSGNCIYVGDDNTHLLVDTGISKKRIDQGLHTLGIKGEEIEGILITHEHIDHIQGLGVFSRKYEVPIYATGGTIEGIKCTNSIGRMPEGLLHEIEVDDEFLLGSLKIQPFAISHDARQPSGYRIEGDNKAVAVATDLGKYDEYTVEHLRELDAVLLEANHDIHMLEVGPYPYPLKRRVMGEKGHLSNELSGRLLCDILHDNLKYVMLGHLSKENNYEELAYETVKLEVSLGDNPYKGEDIPVMVAKRDTVSEIITV, from the coding sequence ATGAGACTATGCAGCATAGCAAGCGGAAGCAGCGGGAACTGTATCTATGTGGGAGATGACAACACACATCTGCTCGTAGATACAGGAATCAGTAAAAAGAGGATAGACCAGGGCTTACATACACTGGGGATCAAAGGGGAAGAGATCGAGGGTATCCTCATCACCCATGAACATATTGACCACATACAGGGACTCGGCGTATTCAGCAGAAAATACGAAGTGCCTATCTATGCCACCGGCGGAACGATCGAAGGGATCAAATGCACGAACAGCATCGGCAGAATGCCGGAAGGACTGCTCCATGAAATAGAGGTGGACGATGAGTTTCTGCTCGGCAGCCTGAAAATACAGCCGTTTGCCATTTCACATGATGCCCGGCAGCCGTCCGGTTACCGGATAGAAGGAGACAATAAAGCGGTTGCGGTCGCCACTGACCTGGGAAAATATGACGAATACACGGTAGAGCATCTGAGAGAGCTTGACGCAGTGCTTCTTGAGGCAAACCATGACATTCACATGCTGGAGGTAGGCCCTTACCCATATCCGCTGAAACGCAGGGTGATGGGGGAAAAGGGACATCTCTCGAATGAATTGTCAGGCAGACTTCTTTGTGATATACTACATGACAATCTCAAATACGTAATGCTCGGACATCTGAGTAAAGAAAACAATTACGAAGAGCTGGCTTACGAGACGGTCAAGCTTGAGGTCAGCCTCGGGGACAATCCTTATAAAGGAG
- the coaE gene encoding dephospho-CoA kinase (Dephospho-CoA kinase (CoaE) performs the final step in coenzyme A biosynthesis.), whose protein sequence is MKIIGITGGVGAGKTQILEYLNDKYGATVCQADEVAKKLQKKGTDCHRAIVEHFGADILDPKGELNREKLAQIIFTDKEERAVLNGIVHPAVKEEIRKIIKKEERKHTSLFLLEAALLIDDHYEQICDEIWYVYVEDAIRKKRLIYARGYDAEKVDDIIASQLPKDVFLRNSDRVIDNSGIFEETKIQLDEMIRNLW, encoded by the coding sequence ATGAAAATTATAGGCATCACAGGCGGCGTAGGGGCAGGAAAAACACAGATACTGGAATACTTGAACGACAAATACGGTGCCACCGTATGTCAGGCCGACGAGGTGGCAAAGAAGCTGCAGAAGAAAGGAACAGACTGCCACCGGGCTATTGTTGAGCATTTCGGCGCGGACATTCTGGATCCGAAAGGAGAGCTGAACAGGGAAAAACTGGCGCAGATCATATTTACCGATAAGGAAGAGCGTGCCGTTTTGAATGGAATCGTCCATCCGGCCGTAAAAGAGGAGATACGAAAGATCATAAAGAAAGAAGAGCGGAAGCATACGAGCCTTTTTCTCCTGGAGGCGGCCCTTCTCATAGATGACCATTACGAGCAGATCTGCGATGAGATATGGTATGTCTATGTGGAGGACGCCATCCGGAAAAAACGGCTCATCTATGCGAGAGGATACGACGCGGAAAAAGTGGACGACATTATTGCGTCCCAGCTCCCAAAGGACGTTTTTCTGCGAAACAGCGACAGAGTCATCGACAACAGCGGCATTTTTGAGGAGACAAAGATACAGCTGGATGAGATGATCCGAAATCTCTGGTGA
- the polA gene encoding DNA polymerase I encodes MAEKIVLIDGHSILNRAFYGLPDLTNSEGLHTNAVYGFLNIMFKILDEEAPEYLTVAFDVHAPTFRHEMYADYKGTRKPMAEELRQQVPVIKDVLKAMGINIIEQAGLEADDLLGTISKRCGRQGMDVSVISGDRDLLQLATKRVKIRIPKTKQGRTEIEDYYAEDVKERYQVTPEEFIDLKALMGDASDNIPGVPSIGEKTATKIITEYHSIENAYEHVEELKPPRAAKALKEHWDMAVMSRKLAKINVDAGVAFRLDEAKLGNVFTEEAYGWFQRLQFKNLLGRFDVKAPSNSVEDCFREIASPEEAGKILAEAKKAALAGAVIFKDTKNTLPLFAGQADIGGIGLCYGADKIFCIRADGDITAEYLLRELKEVSGSVQTFSMFDIKESMQYFTVAEPSACFDVTIAAYLLNPLKNDYTYEDVAREQLGLLLEDKVEDHVKVCYEAYTAYASVEPLRQKLKETQMEHLFTDIEMPLVFTLYDMEQNGVRIEAEALKFYGEQLGIKIEELEKEIYEAAGEEFNINSPKQLGVILFDKMGLKGGKKTKTGYSTAADVLDKLAPDYPVVAQILEYRQLTKLKSTYADGLSNYISGDGRIHGKFNQTITATGRISSTEPNLQNIPVRMELGRLIRKVFIPEDGYVFIDADYSQIELRVLAHCSGDEQLINAYKEQKDIHRITASQVFHVPFGEVTDLQRRNAKAVNFGIVYGISSFGLSQDLSITRKEAAKYIDDYFKTYPGIKLFLDDTVAHAKEMGYVVTLFGRRRPVPELSSSNFMQRSFGERVAMNSPIQGTAADIIKIAMIGVNRRLKEKHMRSRLVLQVHDELLIEAYGPELEEVKAILKDEMEHAASLEVPLEIDMHTGDNWYEAK; translated from the coding sequence TATGGATTTCTGAATATTATGTTTAAAATATTAGATGAAGAGGCGCCGGAGTATCTTACGGTTGCCTTTGATGTGCATGCTCCCACGTTCCGTCATGAGATGTACGCGGACTATAAGGGGACGAGAAAACCGATGGCGGAAGAGCTCAGACAGCAGGTGCCGGTCATCAAAGATGTCCTGAAGGCTATGGGCATCAACATTATAGAACAGGCGGGCCTCGAGGCGGATGATCTTCTCGGGACGATATCAAAGCGCTGCGGACGGCAGGGGATGGACGTGTCTGTCATAAGCGGCGACCGGGATCTTCTGCAGCTTGCGACGAAGCGCGTGAAGATCCGTATCCCAAAGACAAAGCAGGGGAGAACGGAGATAGAAGATTACTACGCGGAGGATGTGAAGGAACGGTATCAGGTGACTCCGGAGGAATTTATTGATCTGAAAGCGCTGATGGGCGATGCCTCAGATAATATTCCGGGTGTTCCGAGCATCGGAGAGAAGACTGCGACAAAAATCATAACAGAGTATCATTCCATTGAAAATGCATATGAGCATGTGGAGGAGCTGAAGCCGCCGAGAGCTGCCAAAGCGCTGAAGGAACATTGGGATATGGCGGTTATGAGCAGGAAGCTGGCAAAGATCAATGTAGACGCAGGCGTTGCATTCAGGCTAGACGAGGCGAAGCTTGGCAATGTATTTACAGAGGAAGCCTACGGATGGTTCCAGCGGCTTCAATTTAAGAACCTGCTCGGCAGGTTTGATGTGAAAGCGCCGTCAAACTCGGTGGAAGACTGCTTCAGGGAGATCGCGTCACCGGAGGAAGCCGGGAAGATACTGGCAGAGGCCAAAAAAGCAGCCCTTGCAGGGGCGGTCATCTTTAAGGATACGAAGAACACACTGCCGCTTTTTGCGGGACAGGCAGATATCGGCGGGATCGGCCTGTGCTATGGGGCAGACAAGATATTCTGTATCCGGGCGGACGGTGATATAACGGCAGAATATCTGCTCCGCGAATTGAAGGAGGTGTCCGGCAGCGTTCAGACATTTTCCATGTTTGATATAAAAGAGTCCATGCAGTATTTTACTGTCGCAGAACCTTCCGCCTGCTTTGATGTGACGATCGCGGCATACCTTCTGAATCCGCTGAAAAACGATTATACGTATGAGGATGTGGCGCGGGAGCAGCTCGGGCTCCTGCTTGAGGATAAAGTAGAAGATCATGTGAAAGTATGCTATGAGGCGTACACGGCATATGCGTCGGTGGAACCGCTCAGACAGAAGCTTAAAGAGACACAGATGGAGCATCTGTTCACAGATATAGAGATGCCCCTTGTGTTCACGTTGTACGATATGGAACAAAACGGCGTCAGGATCGAGGCCGAAGCGCTGAAGTTTTACGGGGAGCAGCTGGGGATCAAGATCGAGGAGCTGGAAAAAGAGATCTATGAGGCTGCAGGGGAAGAATTCAATATTAATTCTCCGAAACAGCTCGGGGTCATCTTATTTGACAAGATGGGGCTGAAAGGCGGCAAGAAGACGAAGACAGGTTATTCTACGGCGGCGGATGTACTTGACAAGCTGGCTCCGGATTATCCGGTCGTGGCGCAGATACTGGAATACCGGCAGCTTACAAAGCTCAAGTCCACTTATGCGGACGGACTGTCAAATTATATCAGCGGGGACGGAAGGATCCACGGGAAATTCAACCAGACGATCACAGCCACAGGGAGGATCAGCAGTACAGAGCCGAACCTGCAGAATATCCCGGTGCGCATGGAACTTGGCAGACTGATCCGCAAAGTATTTATCCCGGAGGACGGATATGTGTTTATCGATGCGGATTATTCCCAGATAGAGCTTCGTGTGCTTGCGCACTGCTCCGGCGATGAACAGCTCATCAATGCATATAAAGAGCAGAAGGATATTCACCGCATCACCGCCTCCCAGGTGTTCCACGTCCCGTTCGGGGAAGTGACGGATCTTCAGAGGAGGAACGCGAAAGCGGTCAATTTCGGTATTGTATATGGTATCAGTTCTTTTGGCCTGAGTCAGGATTTGAGTATCACGAGAAAAGAAGCGGCCAAATATATTGACGATTATTTTAAGACTTATCCCGGCATCAAGCTGTTTCTTGATGACACGGTGGCGCACGCAAAGGAGATGGGGTATGTAGTGACGCTTTTTGGCAGGCGGCGCCCTGTGCCGGAGCTTTCCTCAAGCAACTTTATGCAGCGTTCTTTCGGAGAGCGGGTAGCCATGAACTCTCCGATACAGGGGACGGCGGCGGATATCATAAAGATAGCGATGATAGGCGTGAACAGGCGTCTCAAGGAGAAGCATATGAGATCAAGACTCGTACTGCAGGTGCACGATGAACTGCTCATAGAGGCTTATGGGCCGGAGCTTGAAGAGGTGAAGGCGATCCTGAAGGATGAGATGGAGCATGCGGCATCCCTGGAGGTACCGCTTGAAATAGATATGCATACAGGAGATAACTGGTACGAAGCAAAATAA